The Prochlorococcus sp. MIT 1341 genomic interval CTCCTGCACCAATTACAACATTCTCTTCGAGAGTTGGATGTCTTTTCCCATGTTCTTTTCCAGTTCCACCTAGGGTCACTCCTTGATAGAGCAAACATCGATTGCCGATTTCTGCAGTTTCACCAATTACAACACCCATTCCATGATCGATAAATACTCCATTTCCAATTATTGCTCCGGGATGTATTTCTACCCCTGTTAGGTTTCGACTTACTTGACTCAGAATTCGAGCTATTAGTTTCATGGGTAGGAGTGGAAATCTTGTATACCAGATTCGATGACTCAGCCTATGCATTGCCAGTGCATGTACTCCTGGGTAGCAAAGTAAGATCTCGAAAAGACCTCTTGCGGCCGGATCGCGTTCTCTAACAATTGCTAGATCGGTTTTTATGTCCCTGAGCATCTATTTTTTAATAATTTCA includes:
- the cysE gene encoding serine O-acetyltransferase; this translates as MLRDIKTDLAIVRERDPAARGLFEILLCYPGVHALAMHRLSHRIWYTRFPLLPMKLIARILSQVSRNLTGVEIHPGAIIGNGVFIDHGMGVVIGETAEIGNRCLLYQGVTLGGTGKEHGKRHPTLEENVVIGAGAKVLGAIRVGANTRIGAGSVVVRDVEADSTVVGIPGRVVHQSGVKINPLAHSALPDAEANVIRNLMERIDELENQIAALERFLQETSSDNLPEKVLTNKAQSLKDREIIEFLGE